The Salinibaculum sp. SYNS191 genome has a window encoding:
- a CDS encoding nitrous oxide reductase accessory protein NosL: protein MCDHHDGCAHSSHNRREPAGSSEREQTRLTRRAVVAGGVGLAVGLAGCLGGGGDGGDGEVPEPVTLTQADQCEVCGMVIPNHPGPTTQIFYADRQPSGHENPARFDSTWEAFQYDFERQNRGWKRQAFYVTDYSAVDYELSTDAGDTLISTHVEAADFVEASDVTFVVGSDVKGAMGRDLIAFSDRADAEAFQGEWGGDLSTFDEVTEQTIAGLANR, encoded by the coding sequence ATGTGTGACCACCACGACGGTTGTGCCCATTCTTCACACAACCGCAGGGAGCCTGCGGGGAGCAGCGAGCGGGAGCAGACGCGTCTGACCCGGCGAGCGGTCGTCGCGGGCGGCGTCGGCCTGGCGGTCGGACTGGCGGGCTGTCTCGGCGGCGGCGGCGACGGGGGAGACGGCGAGGTGCCGGAACCCGTGACGCTGACGCAGGCCGACCAGTGCGAGGTCTGTGGCATGGTCATCCCGAACCACCCCGGTCCGACGACGCAGATATTCTACGCCGACCGGCAGCCCTCCGGCCACGAGAACCCGGCCCGGTTCGACAGCACCTGGGAGGCCTTCCAGTACGACTTCGAGCGCCAGAACCGGGGCTGGAAACGGCAGGCGTTCTACGTCACCGACTACTCGGCGGTCGACTACGAACTGTCGACCGACGCCGGCGACACCCTCATCTCGACACACGTCGAGGCCGCGGACTTCGTCGAAGCGTCGGACGTCACCTTCGTGGTCGGGTCGGACGTCAAGGGGGCGATGGGGCGGGACCTCATCGCGTTCTCCGACCGGGCCGACGCGGAGGCGTTCCAGGGGGAGTGGGGTGGTGACCTGTCCACGTTCGACGAGGTGACCGAGCAGACCATCGCCGGCCTCGCGAACCGATGA
- a CDS encoding cytochrome c biogenesis protein CcdA, which yields MSEAVASHLAFAAGAGAATFLSPCALPLVPGYVGYYVSAADDGRGAGGIATRGVAAAAGVLVTLAALAGLAVLVGRPVTQSLPVVEPLVGVALVVLGALVVTGRAPDWRVALPERRADAAGFALFGAGYAGASAGCVLPVFLAVVLNAVTLPPTLGLAVVGVYAASVALPLLLVTVAVGTGLDVATGRLAAYGRSLERVAGVVLVLAGLGQVAVALAPELLPSLALP from the coding sequence GTGAGCGAGGCCGTCGCCAGTCACCTCGCCTTCGCTGCCGGGGCCGGCGCGGCGACCTTCCTCTCGCCGTGTGCCCTCCCGCTGGTGCCCGGCTACGTCGGGTACTACGTGAGCGCCGCAGACGACGGCCGCGGGGCCGGCGGTATCGCTACCCGCGGCGTCGCCGCCGCCGCTGGCGTCCTCGTCACGCTCGCGGCGCTGGCCGGCCTCGCCGTCCTCGTCGGCCGCCCCGTCACGCAGTCACTCCCGGTCGTCGAACCGCTCGTCGGCGTCGCCCTGGTCGTCCTCGGCGCGCTCGTGGTCACGGGCCGCGCGCCGGACTGGCGGGTCGCGCTCCCGGAGCGACGGGCCGACGCCGCCGGGTTCGCGCTCTTCGGCGCGGGCTACGCGGGCGCCTCCGCCGGCTGTGTCCTCCCGGTCTTCCTGGCCGTCGTCCTGAACGCGGTCACGCTCCCGCCGACCCTCGGCCTGGCCGTCGTCGGCGTCTACGCCGCCAGCGTCGCCCTCCCGCTGCTTCTCGTGACCGTCGCCGTCGGGACCGGTCTCGACGTGGCGACGGGCCGACTCGCGGCCTACGGCCGCTCGCTCGAACGGGTCGCCGGCGTCGTGCTCGTGCTGGCGGGCCTCGGCCAGGTCGCCGTCGCCCTCGCCCCCGAACTGCTCCCCTCGCTGGCGCTCCCCTGA
- a CDS encoding nitrous oxide reductase accessory protein NosL, with protein MSPRDGNRLDRRTMLRLLGAGSALALAGCGGDGGDGGDGGDATPTDSDAVPDQYRTATALGGQERDPASLSTKDAVSYQTEPSEGQQCSGCLFYIEDKNGDGMGACAIVEGNIDPNGYCVSYSPYQEDGGQASLSAVDVPEDASCAVCDMKAANFPEWNAQAVHEDETREFFCTSGCATTYYAVPDTFAETDAAVAGLWVTEYGSGETIDGTTAYYALETDSDRVDDPMRLNPAPFASREDAVAYVDGVDYLSEEDIVELSAFDSDLASQYRGRFLE; from the coding sequence ATGAGTCCACGAGATGGCAACCGGTTGGACCGTCGGACGATGCTCAGACTGCTCGGTGCTGGCTCGGCGCTCGCGCTCGCTGGCTGTGGCGGCGACGGGGGCGACGGCGGAGACGGCGGCGACGCGACCCCCACCGACAGCGACGCAGTCCCCGACCAGTACCGGACCGCAACCGCGCTCGGCGGCCAGGAGCGCGACCCGGCGAGTCTCTCGACCAAGGACGCGGTCAGCTACCAGACCGAACCCAGCGAGGGCCAGCAGTGCTCTGGCTGTCTGTTCTACATCGAGGACAAGAACGGCGACGGGATGGGTGCCTGTGCCATCGTCGAGGGCAACATCGACCCGAACGGCTACTGCGTGAGCTACTCCCCCTACCAGGAGGACGGCGGTCAGGCCTCGCTGTCGGCAGTCGACGTCCCCGAGGACGCCAGCTGTGCGGTCTGTGACATGAAGGCCGCGAACTTCCCCGAGTGGAACGCCCAGGCGGTCCACGAGGACGAGACCCGCGAGTTCTTCTGCACGTCGGGCTGTGCGACGACGTACTACGCCGTGCCCGACACGTTCGCGGAGACAGACGCGGCCGTGGCTGGCCTCTGGGTCACGGAGTACGGGTCCGGCGAGACCATCGACGGGACCACGGCCTACTACGCCCTGGAGACCGACTCGGACCGGGTGGACGACCCGATGCGGCTCAACCCCGCGCCCTTCGCCAGCCGCGAGGACGCCGTGGCCTACGTCGACGGGGTGGACTACCTCTCGGAGGAGGACATCGTCGAACTGTCGGCGTTCGACAGCGACCTGGCGAGCCAGTACCGCGGCCGGTTCCTGGAGTAG
- a CDS encoding alpha/beta fold hydrolase — protein sequence MKLRNVLGVAAGTVGLTVLANRLLTAREDFEPFLDGDHGTYRWRGFDIAYTEAGDPEDQDLLLFHGINAAGSSHEFHRIFDELSEDYHVIAPDLPGFGHSDRPPLLYSASLYTTFVGDAIDDLSDEPPIVIAGSLTGAYAAMAARTHEVDELVLISPTDSSMGGRRVWLRTLLRAPVVGEGIHNLVTSHRALRYFHADHGYYDVENLSDEVVDYEWEVAHQPGARFAPASFLSGFLAPTEDLDDVLAELDVPLTLVWGRDAEVTPLSEGYDLAERADARLAVFDEALLLPHVEHPEQFVDVVQGKIEAEQEQ from the coding sequence ATGAAACTCCGGAACGTACTCGGCGTGGCCGCGGGCACGGTCGGTCTGACGGTGCTCGCCAACCGCCTGCTGACGGCCCGCGAGGACTTCGAGCCGTTCCTCGACGGCGACCACGGCACGTATCGCTGGCGCGGCTTCGACATCGCCTACACCGAGGCCGGCGACCCGGAGGACCAGGACCTCTTGCTGTTCCACGGCATCAACGCCGCCGGGTCCAGCCACGAGTTCCACCGCATCTTCGACGAACTCAGCGAGGACTACCACGTCATCGCCCCCGACCTGCCGGGCTTTGGCCACTCCGACCGGCCGCCCCTGCTGTACTCCGCGTCGCTGTACACCACCTTCGTCGGCGACGCGATCGACGACCTGAGCGACGAACCGCCCATCGTCATCGCGGGGTCGCTGACCGGCGCTTACGCCGCGATGGCCGCGCGGACCCACGAGGTGGACGAACTCGTCCTCATCAGCCCGACCGACTCCTCGATGGGCGGCCGGCGGGTCTGGCTGCGCACCCTCCTTCGCGCCCCCGTCGTCGGCGAGGGCATCCACAACCTCGTCACGAGCCACCGGGCGCTGCGGTACTTCCACGCCGACCACGGCTACTACGACGTCGAGAACCTCTCCGACGAGGTGGTCGACTACGAGTGGGAGGTCGCTCACCAGCCCGGTGCCCGCTTCGCGCCCGCTTCCTTCCTCAGCGGCTTCCTCGCGCCCACCGAGGACCTCGACGACGTGCTGGCCGAACTCGACGTGCCGTTGACGCTCGTCTGGGGCCGGGACGCGGAAGTCACGCCCCTCTCTGAAGGGTACGACCTGGCCGAACGGGCGGACGCGCGGCTGGCCGTCTTCGACGAGGCGCTCCTGCTGCCCCACGTCGAACACCCCGAGCAGTTCGTCGACGTGGTCCAGGGCAAAATCGAGGCCGAACAGGAGCAGTAG
- a CDS encoding TlpA family protein disulfide reductase: MRRRDLLATLAGAGLSATAGCSALLSGGSDEQASDAITVETLDAPGSEAGTATVPARDRVSFVEFFATTCSVCAAQMPRLRTAHERVGADVQFLSVTSEPVGLTVSRGEVVSWWADHDGAWPVAVDDGTVLARRYDATSVPKAVVLAPDGTVTWSHTGAVEASAVVEAIEDAAGELA; encoded by the coding sequence GTGCGCCGGCGTGACCTGCTGGCGACGCTGGCCGGCGCCGGTCTGTCGGCGACGGCCGGGTGCAGCGCGCTCCTGAGCGGAGGGAGCGACGAGCAAGCTTCGGACGCAATCACGGTCGAGACGCTGGACGCGCCCGGCAGCGAGGCCGGCACCGCGACCGTTCCGGCACGCGACCGCGTCAGTTTCGTGGAGTTCTTCGCGACGACCTGCTCGGTCTGCGCGGCGCAGATGCCGCGGCTGCGCACGGCCCACGAGCGCGTGGGCGCGGACGTCCAGTTCCTCTCGGTGACCAGCGAACCGGTCGGGCTGACCGTCTCCCGCGGGGAGGTCGTGTCGTGGTGGGCCGACCACGACGGGGCCTGGCCGGTGGCGGTCGACGACGGGACCGTGCTCGCCCGGCGCTACGACGCGACGAGCGTGCCGAAAGCGGTCGTCCTCGCGCCGGACGGGACGGTGACCTGGTCACACACCGGCGCAGTCGAGGCGTCGGCCGTCGTCGAGGCAATCGAGGACGCGGCGGGTGAGTTGGCGTGA
- a CDS encoding winged helix-turn-helix transcriptional regulator, protein MSNVRREVHQHVESHPGVHFNELARNLDIATGQAQYHIDRLLDSGELDAEHLRGRTHYFPDGYDPVERRTLALLRRETVREIIVYALEHDEPAAGELADELDVARSTISWHVSTLVDADVAEKCYDGQGRTHVRLTRPEETRELLGKVRPSLPDKLVDRFTRLVDASFYG, encoded by the coding sequence ATGAGCAACGTGAGGCGTGAGGTCCACCAGCACGTCGAGTCCCACCCCGGCGTCCATTTCAACGAACTTGCGCGCAACCTCGACATCGCCACCGGCCAGGCGCAGTACCACATCGACCGTCTGCTGGACAGCGGCGAACTCGACGCCGAACACCTCCGCGGCCGGACCCACTACTTCCCCGACGGCTACGACCCCGTCGAGCGCCGCACGCTCGCGCTGCTCCGCCGCGAGACCGTCCGGGAGATAATCGTCTACGCACTGGAACACGACGAACCCGCGGCCGGTGAACTGGCCGACGAACTGGACGTCGCCCGCAGCACCATCTCCTGGCACGTCTCGACGCTGGTCGACGCCGACGTCGCCGAGAAGTGCTACGACGGGCAGGGACGGACGCACGTCCGCCTGACCCGCCCCGAGGAGACGAGAGAACTGCTGGGGAAGGTTCGTCCCTCGCTGCCCGACAAACTCGTCGACCGCTTCACGCGGCTGGTCGACGCCAGTTTCTACGGCTGA
- a CDS encoding sulfite exporter TauE/SafE family protein encodes MASCTPANPLLGTETVGLPVLALVGLLGGAHCIGMCGPLVATYADRMETGRRQGTLTLRTVRQHGLFNLGRTASYTLIGGLFGLAGEAVFVSVRDVTLVATEVHAVSGVAVGLVVAGVGVSYATGGAGQAISLPGVDRLSDVVHAHLLPRVDDWVGDSRIAGLGAIHGLLPCPLLYPAYLYAFVQGSALGGAAALAALGLGTVPAVFLTGTVVDTMDVGGRKRLHRALGVAFVLLGYIPLQHGLAALGVALPAVPLPHFQPW; translated from the coding sequence ATGGCATCATGCACGCCAGCGAACCCGCTGCTCGGGACGGAGACGGTCGGCCTGCCGGTGCTTGCGCTGGTCGGCCTGCTCGGCGGCGCACACTGCATCGGTATGTGCGGCCCGCTGGTCGCGACCTACGCCGACCGGATGGAGACGGGGCGACGGCAGGGGACGCTGACACTCCGGACGGTCCGTCAGCACGGCCTGTTCAACCTCGGCCGGACGGCCAGCTACACGCTCATCGGCGGCCTGTTCGGACTCGCGGGGGAGGCGGTCTTCGTCAGCGTCCGCGACGTGACGCTGGTCGCGACGGAGGTTCACGCCGTCTCCGGCGTCGCGGTGGGACTGGTCGTCGCTGGCGTCGGCGTCAGCTACGCGACCGGCGGGGCCGGCCAGGCCATCTCGCTCCCGGGCGTCGACCGGCTCTCCGACGTCGTCCACGCGCACCTGCTCCCGCGGGTGGACGACTGGGTCGGGGACAGTCGCATCGCGGGGCTGGGTGCCATCCACGGCCTCCTGCCCTGTCCGCTGCTGTACCCGGCCTATCTCTACGCGTTCGTCCAGGGCTCCGCACTCGGCGGGGCGGCCGCGCTGGCGGCGCTCGGCCTCGGGACGGTCCCGGCCGTCTTCCTGACGGGGACGGTGGTCGACACGATGGACGTCGGCGGCCGGAAGCGGCTCCACCGGGCGCTGGGCGTCGCCTTCGTCCTGCTGGGCTATATCCCGCTCCAGCACGGGCTGGCGGCCCTGGGCGTCGCACTGCCCGCCGTGCCGCTGCCGCACTTCCAGCCGTGGTGA
- a CDS encoding NAD(P)/FAD-dependent oxidoreductase, with translation MPDIAIIGAGPAGTSAAVYAARADQETYVFHDGGGTTREVDVMENVFGFPEGVSGPELVSLGREHARKFGAEFVDEEVVRIGRTDGEAYEIETTADSYEARGVVIATGASYESPAIKGVDEFEGQGVSYCVECDAYFYRDSTVAVVGAENYAAKEALMLLDYTDDVQVLTNGSEFAADPDLRQRLDDEGIPVRTDRLDRLTGDESVQAIETRDGESIAVDGLFVALGAAGGTDLAEMLGVATEGQYVRTDGSMETNVDRVYAAGDVTGGQRQVNTSVGEGTRAAINLLEDFRDTGEYVDYQKLDDAKSEDGKPEATAD, from the coding sequence ATGCCAGACATCGCCATCATCGGCGCTGGTCCCGCGGGGACGAGCGCAGCAGTCTACGCAGCGCGCGCCGACCAGGAGACCTACGTCTTCCACGACGGCGGCGGGACGACCCGGGAGGTAGACGTCATGGAGAACGTCTTCGGGTTCCCCGAGGGCGTCAGCGGCCCGGAACTCGTCTCGCTCGGCCGCGAGCACGCCCGGAAGTTCGGCGCGGAGTTCGTCGACGAGGAGGTCGTCCGCATCGGCCGCACCGACGGCGAGGCCTACGAAATCGAGACCACGGCGGACAGCTACGAGGCCCGCGGCGTCGTCATCGCGACCGGCGCGTCCTACGAGTCGCCGGCCATCAAGGGCGTCGACGAGTTCGAGGGCCAGGGCGTCTCCTACTGCGTCGAATGTGACGCCTACTTCTACCGCGACAGCACCGTCGCGGTCGTCGGCGCCGAGAACTACGCCGCCAAGGAGGCACTGATGTTGCTGGACTACACCGACGACGTACAGGTGCTCACGAACGGGTCGGAGTTCGCGGCCGACCCCGACCTCCGGCAGCGCCTCGACGACGAGGGCATCCCCGTCCGCACCGACAGGCTCGACCGCCTGACGGGCGACGAGTCCGTGCAGGCAATCGAGACGCGGGATGGCGAGTCCATCGCCGTCGACGGCCTGTTCGTCGCGCTCGGGGCCGCCGGCGGGACGGACCTCGCGGAGATGCTCGGCGTCGCCACCGAGGGCCAGTACGTCCGGACTGACGGGTCGATGGAGACCAACGTCGACCGCGTCTACGCTGCGGGCGACGTTACCGGCGGCCAGCGGCAGGTGAACACCTCCGTCGGCGAGGGGACCCGCGCGGCAATCAACCTCCTGGAGGACTTCCGCGACACCGGCGAGTACGTCGACTACCAGAAACTCGACGACGCGAAAAGCGAAGACGGCAAGCCCGAAGCCACCGCCGACTGA
- the trxA gene encoding thioredoxin: MSDEQPIEEIREKKKEELTGEDEESDSSSSPSEPVHISGAADLDETVADADVVLADFYADWCGPCKMLEPIVADLAKETAATVAKVDVDANQQLAAQYGVQGVPTLVLFADGEPVERMVGVQQKDALAQKIAQHS; the protein is encoded by the coding sequence ATGAGCGACGAACAACCCATCGAGGAGATTCGCGAGAAAAAGAAAGAAGAGCTGACCGGGGAGGACGAGGAATCCGACAGCAGCAGTTCGCCGTCCGAGCCCGTCCACATTTCGGGCGCTGCGGACCTCGACGAGACCGTCGCCGACGCGGACGTCGTGCTGGCGGACTTCTACGCGGACTGGTGTGGCCCGTGCAAGATGCTAGAGCCCATCGTGGCGGACCTGGCGAAGGAGACCGCGGCGACGGTCGCGAAGGTCGACGTCGACGCGAACCAGCAACTCGCCGCCCAGTACGGCGTGCAGGGCGTGCCGACGCTCGTGCTGTTCGCCGACGGCGAGCCGGTCGAGCGGATGGTCGGCGTCCAGCAGAAGGACGCGCTCGCACAGAAGATAGCGCAGCACAGCTGA
- a CDS encoding ABC transporter permease subunit has product MTRYRYLVDVAQREFLTVVRTPMLVVLAAGYVALLVGISWLSASGAYLGLVLDLLTPVEVLVPVLAFAFGYRSLLGDRESGELETIRTYPIRSGVYVLGVFLGRAVVVLGVVLVGLFGSAALVPLGRGRQLTVIASHATVDSPALYFRFVVLTALFALAVLAVAVLVSATARSTRGGLALATGAVVMLVVGLDSSLVAGLTSGVVSPGGLDALLALSPNSAYRSLVFGVSLGPAGVSVPPGPAALASTVGLLAWLAAALVLAGVVAWR; this is encoded by the coding sequence ATGACGCGGTACCGCTACCTGGTGGACGTGGCCCAGCGGGAGTTCCTGACGGTCGTCAGGACGCCGATGCTGGTGGTACTGGCTGCCGGGTACGTCGCCCTGCTGGTCGGTATCTCCTGGCTCAGCGCCTCCGGCGCGTACCTGGGACTGGTGCTCGACCTGCTGACGCCGGTGGAGGTGCTTGTGCCGGTGCTGGCCTTCGCCTTCGGCTACCGGTCGCTGCTCGGCGACCGCGAGAGCGGCGAACTGGAGACGATTCGCACCTACCCGATTCGCAGCGGCGTCTACGTCCTCGGGGTCTTCCTCGGCCGTGCAGTGGTCGTGCTCGGGGTCGTCCTCGTCGGCCTGTTCGGGTCGGCGGCGCTGGTGCCGCTGGGCAGGGGGCGACAGCTCACCGTCATCGCCTCCCACGCCACCGTCGACTCGCCGGCGCTGTACTTCCGCTTCGTCGTCCTGACCGCGCTGTTCGCGCTGGCCGTGCTGGCCGTGGCCGTCCTCGTCTCCGCTACCGCCCGCTCGACCCGGGGCGGCCTGGCGCTCGCGACGGGGGCCGTCGTGATGCTGGTCGTCGGGCTGGACAGTTCGCTGGTCGCTGGGCTGACGAGCGGCGTCGTCTCGCCGGGCGGTCTGGACGCGCTGCTCGCGCTCAGTCCAAACAGCGCCTACCGGAGCCTGGTGTTCGGGGTGAGTCTCGGCCCCGCCGGCGTGAGCGTCCCGCCCGGCCCCGCGGCGCTTGCCAGCACCGTCGGCCTCCTCGCCTGGCTCGCGGCCGCGCTCGTCCTGGCCGGGGTCGTCGCCTGGCGGTAG
- a CDS encoding ABC transporter ATP-binding protein, whose product MSSETVTTETDEERDEATDGTETAVAVEGLGHAFGDLEVLADITFSVDRGTVVCVIGPNGSGKTTLLRLVTGLIEPDEGTVTIAGESDREVGYLAQQPDFRPQFTVRETVSFYGSLVGTETDVDAVLDRVGLGAVADRRVNALSGGMMRLLGVAQTTIGDPSLLVLDEPSSGLDPTMTRHITDVVADLAAAGDAVLLATHDLRSVERIADEVLVVDRGELVATGPPDAILAETETETLEDALTALARGDDAISVSAGLHGSDRE is encoded by the coding sequence ATGAGTTCGGAGACAGTCACGACCGAGACGGACGAGGAGAGAGACGAAGCGACCGACGGGACGGAGACGGCCGTTGCAGTCGAGGGACTGGGACACGCCTTCGGCGACCTCGAGGTCCTCGCCGACATCACCTTCAGCGTCGACCGGGGCACCGTCGTCTGCGTCATCGGCCCCAACGGGTCGGGGAAGACGACGCTGCTGCGGCTGGTGACCGGCCTGATAGAGCCCGACGAGGGAACGGTCACGATCGCCGGCGAGAGCGACCGCGAGGTCGGCTACCTCGCCCAGCAGCCCGACTTCCGGCCGCAGTTCACCGTCCGGGAGACGGTGTCGTTCTACGGCTCGCTCGTCGGGACGGAGACCGACGTCGACGCCGTCCTCGACCGGGTCGGGCTCGGTGCGGTCGCCGACCGACGCGTGAACGCCCTGTCCGGCGGGATGATGCGCCTGCTCGGCGTCGCGCAGACGACCATCGGCGACCCGTCGCTGCTGGTGCTCGACGAGCCCTCCAGCGGCCTCGACCCGACGATGACCCGACACATCACGGACGTCGTCGCGGACCTTGCCGCGGCGGGCGACGCGGTCCTGCTCGCGACCCACGACCTGCGGTCCGTCGAGCGCATCGCGGACGAAGTGCTGGTCGTCGACCGGGGCGAACTCGTCGCCACCGGCCCGCCCGACGCGATACTGGCCGAGACGGAGACCGAGACGCTCGAGGACGCCCTGACGGCGCTTGCACGCGGCGACGACGCAATCAGCGTCTCGGCGGGCCTGCACGGGAGTGACCGGGAATGA
- a CDS encoding NosD domain-containing protein: MRHVTLAAAAVVLALLVAASGFATGPAGGEEFSPVGFDETLKTGLTGVDVQQARAAGHVIPQAQVFYSQYQYVVGYYGIEALVTGLNTERRTEQFGQPLAIFVTDLSGTGPELTPDGFITLSDSINRGWVRAEDAWFVVGTPARTPGGPAVVPFGEREDADAFASTHDGEVVDWERLQSVMSERSDETRRLTAPVAEQQAWADRTVERARQVLDRPVSVVVGEDAPTLAAAVEQAPPNTTVEIPPGRYAVNLTVSKPLTLRGAGEETVLTGGGNGTVLTADAPRVGVTSLRITGVGDVGVRDVGGDNGTAWDRRIRLVYGYGDAAIRLADAHHSLVEDVTIETPANGVVALNSTGAVVREVTVNGSDTWEEGFMSTLAMYSKMVVEDSEFNGGRDAVYTHYADGVVVRDNRMEGMRYGLHEMYTSDALAANNTMRNTDAGIIVMTRPVGNVQVDNDVRDSQLGIATVGAESYTVNNTVVGNEIGISIGTSRSLYRGNTVVRNEVGIRSSTLLPTNDVTENDIVANDQPVGVELGTLNAWAVEGRGNYWGEIPGVDRDGDGIVDRTYRPTNPVDLSAGSSAGGHALAHSPTLGAIREFQQALPGLRAATVVDPAPLAAPAHPERLAALDVTTEDSP; this comes from the coding sequence ATGAGACACGTCACACTCGCCGCTGCGGCGGTCGTCCTCGCGCTGCTGGTCGCCGCGAGCGGGTTCGCGACCGGACCGGCCGGCGGCGAGGAGTTCTCGCCGGTCGGCTTCGACGAGACGCTGAAGACCGGACTGACCGGCGTCGACGTCCAGCAGGCCCGGGCGGCGGGCCACGTCATCCCGCAGGCGCAGGTGTTCTACTCGCAGTACCAGTACGTCGTCGGCTACTACGGCATCGAGGCGCTGGTGACGGGGCTGAACACCGAGCGCCGGACCGAGCAGTTCGGCCAGCCACTCGCCATCTTCGTCACTGACCTCTCCGGGACCGGGCCGGAACTGACGCCGGATGGGTTCATCACCCTCTCGGACAGTATCAACCGAGGGTGGGTCCGCGCGGAGGACGCGTGGTTCGTCGTCGGAACGCCGGCGCGAACGCCCGGCGGCCCCGCGGTCGTCCCGTTCGGCGAGCGCGAGGACGCCGACGCCTTCGCGTCGACCCACGACGGCGAGGTCGTCGACTGGGAGCGGCTCCAGTCGGTGATGAGCGAGCGCAGCGACGAGACGCGACGGCTCACCGCGCCCGTCGCGGAGCAGCAGGCCTGGGCGGACCGGACGGTGGAACGGGCCCGACAGGTGCTCGACCGCCCCGTGTCGGTCGTCGTCGGCGAGGACGCGCCGACGCTGGCGGCCGCCGTCGAGCAGGCCCCGCCGAACACCACCGTCGAGATTCCGCCGGGTCGCTACGCGGTGAATCTCACCGTCTCGAAGCCGTTGACGCTTCGCGGTGCCGGCGAGGAGACGGTCCTGACCGGCGGCGGCAACGGGACGGTCCTGACCGCCGACGCGCCACGAGTCGGCGTCACGTCGCTGCGCATCACCGGCGTCGGCGACGTCGGCGTCAGGGACGTCGGTGGCGACAACGGCACGGCCTGGGACCGGCGCATCCGGCTGGTCTACGGCTACGGCGACGCCGCAATCCGGCTGGCCGACGCCCACCACTCGCTGGTCGAGGACGTGACGATAGAGACGCCGGCGAACGGCGTCGTCGCACTCAACAGCACCGGTGCGGTCGTCAGGGAGGTCACTGTCAACGGCAGCGACACGTGGGAGGAGGGGTTCATGAGCACGCTGGCGATGTACTCGAAGATGGTCGTCGAGGACTCCGAATTTAACGGCGGCCGGGACGCGGTCTACACCCACTACGCCGACGGCGTGGTCGTCCGCGACAACCGGATGGAGGGGATGCGCTACGGCCTCCACGAGATGTACACCAGCGACGCGCTCGCGGCGAACAACACGATGCGGAACACGGACGCGGGCATCATCGTGATGACGCGACCGGTCGGCAACGTCCAGGTCGACAACGACGTCCGAGACAGCCAACTCGGCATCGCGACGGTCGGCGCGGAATCCTACACGGTGAACAACACCGTCGTCGGCAACGAAATCGGCATCTCCATCGGGACCAGCCGCTCGCTGTACCGGGGGAACACGGTCGTCCGCAACGAGGTCGGGATACGGTCGTCGACGCTGTTGCCGACCAACGACGTGACCGAGAACGACATCGTCGCGAACGACCAGCCCGTCGGGGTCGAACTCGGGACGCTGAACGCCTGGGCGGTCGAGGGCCGCGGGAACTACTGGGGGGAGATTCCCGGCGTCGACCGCGACGGGGACGGCATCGTCGACCGGACCTACCGACCGACCAACCCCGTCGACCTGAGCGCCGGCAGTTCCGCCGGCGGCCACGCGCTGGCGCACTCGCCGACGCTCGGTGCCATCCGGGAGTTCCAGCAGGCACTCCCCGGACTGCGGGCGGCGACCGTCGTCGACCCCGCGCCGCTGGCCGCGCCGGCCCACCCCGAGCGCCTGGCCGCACTCGACGTCACGACGGAGGACAGCCCATGA
- a CDS encoding SCO family protein, with the protein MKRRAFLRTASVGGIVASAGCLSSVVGTSGGQTVLSPPEDQQFDSEDIPYPAYGQQLPDFELPDPLSGTTVDSAAVDGTLVVTGFFASCPVECVRLIGQLAGVQQGTVEAGIDDEVTFLAITFDPQRDDAPALREYAEKMNVDMEAGNWHFLRPETEQRAEEVVDGKLGITYDRIGAGQSQRLPGYDFRHLSLTFLANPSGVVERAYRTDSPAYDRVLGDVKEVVEATA; encoded by the coding sequence ATGAAGCGACGCGCGTTTCTACGGACGGCGAGTGTCGGAGGCATCGTCGCCAGCGCCGGGTGTCTCAGTTCGGTCGTCGGCACCAGCGGGGGCCAGACAGTGCTGTCCCCGCCCGAGGACCAGCAGTTCGACAGCGAAGACATCCCCTACCCCGCGTACGGCCAGCAGTTGCCGGATTTTGAACTGCCGGACCCGCTTTCCGGGACGACTGTCGACTCCGCGGCCGTCGACGGAACTCTCGTCGTCACCGGCTTCTTCGCGTCCTGCCCCGTCGAGTGCGTCCGGCTCATCGGGCAACTGGCCGGCGTCCAGCAGGGGACCGTCGAGGCGGGCATCGACGACGAGGTGACCTTCCTCGCCATCACGTTCGACCCCCAGCGCGACGACGCGCCGGCGTTGCGCGAGTACGCCGAGAAGATGAACGTCGACATGGAGGCGGGCAACTGGCACTTCCTGCGGCCGGAGACCGAACAGCGGGCGGAGGAGGTGGTCGACGGAAAGCTCGGCATCACCTACGACCGCATCGGGGCCGGGCAGTCCCAGCGCCTGCCGGGCTACGACTTCCGGCACCTGTCGCTGACCTTCCTCGCCAACCCCAGCGGCGTGGTCGAGCGCGCCTACCGGACGGACAGCCCCGCCTACGACCGCGTGCTCGGCGACGTGAAGGAAGTCGTCGAGGCGACGGCGTGA